A genomic window from Pantoea alhagi includes:
- a CDS encoding hotdog fold thioesterase — MAIWQRQATLEQINAQGEGCMVGHLGIRFTALYDDGLEAVMPVDARTRQPFGLLHGGASAVLAETLGSMAGYLCTQEDDMLVGLEINANHLRAVREGKVRGRCRPLHLGRMHQVWQIDIYDDENRLCCSSRLTTSVRPAAARD, encoded by the coding sequence ATGGCGATTTGGCAACGACAGGCAACCCTGGAGCAGATCAACGCACAGGGTGAAGGCTGTATGGTGGGGCATTTAGGCATCCGCTTTACGGCGTTGTATGATGACGGCCTGGAAGCCGTGATGCCGGTGGATGCGCGTACGCGTCAGCCGTTTGGGCTGCTGCACGGCGGTGCTTCCGCCGTGCTGGCGGAAACGTTAGGCTCAATGGCGGGTTATCTCTGCACACAGGAGGATGACATGCTGGTGGGCCTGGAAATCAATGCCAACCATCTGCGTGCGGTACGTGAGGGCAAGGTGCGGGGGCGCTGTCGGCCACTGCATCTTGGTCGCATGCATCAGGTCTGGCAGATAGATATTTATGATGATGAAAACCGTCTTTGTTGCAGTTCCCGGCTCACCACGTCAGTAAGGCCTGCCGCAGCCAGAGACTGA
- a CDS encoding FAD-binding and (Fe-S)-binding domain-containing protein: protein MIPQISQAPGLVQLVLSFLDTLKQQGFTGDTATSYADRLTMSTDNSIYQLLPDAVLFPRSTADVALLARVAAMPQFSRLIFTPRGGGTGTNGQSLNQGIVVDMSRYMNRILEINPEQGWVRVEAGVIKDQLNAFLKPYGYFFSPELSTSNRATLGGMINTDASGQGSLVYGKTSDHVLGLRAVVLGGDIIDTRAMPVALAEQLAAEQTPEGRIYHTVLSRCRQQRDLITEKFPPLNRFLTGYDLRHVLSDDLQTFDLTRILCGAEGTLAFISEARLNITPLPAVRRLVNIKYDSFDSALRNAPLMVEAKALSVETVDSKVLNLAREDIVWHSVRELITDVPGKEMLGINIVEFAGDDPQLIDTQITALCQRLDALMAQQQGGVIGYQLCNDIDAIERIYNMRKKAVGLLGNAKGRAKPIPFVEDTAVPPEHLADYITEFRALLDNHGLNYGMFGHVDAGVLHVRPALDMCDPQQEMLMKQISDEVVALTARYGGLLWGEHGKGFRAQYSPAFFGETLYEELRRIKAAFDPANRLNPGKICTPTGVDEPMMQVDGVKRGYYDRQIPLAVRNEWRGAMECNGNGLCFNFDVRSPMCPSMKITRDRIHSPKGRATLTREWLRLLAEKGVDPLTLEQQIPESAISLRGLIARTRNSWYARKGEYDFSHEVKEAMSGCLACKACSTQCPIKIDVPAFRSRFLQLYHTRYLRPLSDHLVAAVESYAPVMARAPRTFNFFLRQPWLRTLSQRHIGMVDLPLLSSPTLKQQLAGHTAATTTLEQLERLDAAQREKTVLVVQDPFTSYYEAQVVADFVRLIEKLGYQPVLLPFSPNGKAQHIKGFLKRFARTAQKTADFLNRLARLGMPMVGVDPALVLCYRDEYQQTLGDKRGDFHVQLVHEWLHQALSSRAIQPPGGEAWYLFAHCTEVTTLPATPNQWAAIFARFGARLENINVGCCGMAGTYGHEAKNLDNSLGIYELSWHPQLQKLPRQRCLATGYSCRSQVKRIEGNGMRHPLQALLELV from the coding sequence ATGATCCCACAGATTTCTCAGGCGCCAGGCCTTGTGCAACTGGTGCTTTCATTTTTGGACACGCTTAAGCAACAAGGCTTTACCGGCGATACGGCCACCAGCTATGCCGATCGTTTAACCATGTCGACCGATAACAGTATTTATCAGCTGTTGCCGGATGCCGTGCTTTTTCCTCGCTCTACCGCTGATGTTGCTCTGTTAGCCAGAGTAGCGGCGATGCCGCAGTTTTCCCGCCTGATTTTTACCCCGCGTGGCGGCGGCACCGGCACGAACGGACAGTCGCTTAATCAGGGCATCGTGGTTGATATGTCGCGCTATATGAACCGTATCCTGGAGATCAATCCGGAGCAGGGCTGGGTACGGGTTGAGGCGGGCGTGATAAAAGATCAGCTCAATGCCTTTCTTAAGCCTTACGGCTACTTTTTCTCGCCGGAACTGTCAACCAGCAACCGCGCCACGTTGGGCGGCATGATTAATACGGATGCTTCGGGTCAGGGCTCGCTGGTATACGGCAAAACCTCCGATCATGTGCTGGGGCTGCGGGCGGTGGTGCTGGGCGGTGATATTATTGATACGCGCGCCATGCCGGTTGCGCTGGCAGAACAGCTGGCCGCCGAGCAGACACCGGAAGGGCGTATCTATCACACTGTGCTGTCACGCTGCCGCCAGCAGCGCGATCTGATTACGGAAAAATTCCCGCCGCTGAACCGTTTTCTCACCGGCTACGATTTACGTCATGTATTAAGCGACGATCTGCAGACGTTCGATTTGACCCGCATTCTGTGCGGGGCTGAAGGCACGCTGGCCTTTATCAGTGAAGCCCGTCTGAATATTACGCCGCTGCCTGCGGTGCGGCGTTTAGTGAATATCAAGTATGACTCGTTTGATTCGGCGTTGCGTAATGCGCCTTTAATGGTAGAAGCCAAAGCGCTGTCGGTAGAGACCGTTGATTCAAAAGTGCTGAATCTGGCGCGTGAGGATATTGTCTGGCATTCGGTACGCGAATTAATTACCGATGTGCCGGGCAAAGAGATGCTCGGCATTAATATTGTGGAATTCGCCGGAGACGATCCTCAGCTGATCGATACTCAGATAACGGCGCTGTGCCAGCGTCTCGATGCGCTGATGGCGCAGCAGCAGGGCGGCGTGATCGGCTATCAGCTTTGTAACGATATTGATGCCATAGAGCGCATCTACAATATGCGTAAAAAAGCGGTAGGCCTGTTGGGCAATGCCAAAGGACGCGCCAAGCCCATTCCTTTTGTGGAAGATACCGCCGTGCCGCCAGAGCATCTGGCGGACTATATTACCGAATTTCGCGCCTTGCTGGATAACCACGGCCTGAATTACGGCATGTTTGGTCATGTGGATGCGGGCGTGCTGCATGTGCGGCCTGCGCTGGATATGTGCGATCCGCAGCAGGAAATGCTGATGAAGCAGATCTCTGATGAGGTGGTAGCGCTGACGGCGCGCTATGGCGGCCTGCTGTGGGGAGAACATGGGAAAGGGTTCCGTGCGCAATATAGTCCTGCCTTTTTTGGCGAAACGCTGTATGAAGAGCTGCGCCGGATCAAAGCGGCCTTCGATCCCGCCAACCGCCTTAACCCGGGCAAGATCTGTACGCCGACTGGCGTCGATGAGCCGATGATGCAGGTCGATGGCGTGAAACGCGGCTATTATGACCGTCAGATCCCGCTGGCGGTGCGTAACGAGTGGCGTGGCGCGATGGAGTGCAACGGCAACGGCCTGTGCTTTAATTTTGATGTGCGCAGCCCGATGTGTCCCTCGATGAAAATTACCCGCGACCGCATCCATTCGCCGAAAGGGCGCGCTACGTTGACGCGTGAATGGCTGCGTCTGCTGGCGGAGAAGGGAGTCGATCCGCTGACGCTGGAGCAGCAGATCCCGGAATCGGCTATTAGCCTGCGGGGTTTAATCGCCCGCACCCGCAACAGCTGGTATGCGCGTAAAGGCGAATATGACTTTTCGCATGAGGTGAAAGAGGCGATGTCAGGCTGTCTCGCCTGTAAAGCCTGCTCGACGCAGTGCCCGATCAAAATCGATGTGCCGGCCTTCCGCTCGCGCTTTTTGCAGCTCTATCACACGCGTTACCTGCGCCCGCTCAGCGATCATCTGGTGGCGGCGGTAGAAAGCTATGCGCCGGTGATGGCGCGCGCGCCGCGCACCTTTAATTTCTTCCTGCGCCAGCCCTGGCTGCGGACCCTGAGCCAGCGTCATATCGGTATGGTTGATTTGCCGCTGCTTTCTTCACCTACGCTAAAACAACAGCTGGCGGGCCATACGGCAGCGACCACCACGCTGGAACAGCTGGAGAGGCTCGACGCTGCACAGCGGGAAAAAACGGTGCTGGTGGTCCAGGACCCCTTTACCAGCTATTACGAAGCGCAGGTAGTGGCGGACTTTGTGCGCCTGATTGAAAAACTGGGTTATCAGCCGGTACTGCTGCCGTTTTCGCCTAACGGCAAAGCGCAGCATATAAAAGGTTTCCTGAAACGCTTCGCCCGCACCGCACAGAAAACGGCAGATTTCCTTAACCGGCTGGCGCGTTTGGGGATGCCGATGGTCGGCGTCGATCCTGCGCTGGTGCTGTGTTACCGCGATGAGTATCAGCAGACGCTGGGCGATAAACGCGGCGATTTCCACGTTCAGCTGGTGCATGAGTGGCTGCACCAGGCGCTGTCGTCGCGCGCCATACAGCCACCTGGTGGCGAAGCCTGGTATCTGTTTGCCCACTGTACCGAGGTCACTACGCTGCCCGCAACGCCGAATCAGTGGGCCGCTATATTTGCACGCTTTGGTGCGCGTCTGGAAAATATCAATGTGGGCTGCTGCGGCATGGCGGGTACCTACGGGCATGAGGCAAAAAACCTGGATAACTCGCTGGGCATTTATGAGCTTTCCTGGCATCCACAGTTGCAAAAATTGCCGCGTCAACGCTGCCTGGCCACCGGCTATTCCTGTCGTAGCCAGGTTAAACGTATCGAAGGCAATGGGATGCGCCACCCGCTGCAGGCGCTGTTGGAGTTAGTATAA